One genomic region from Anticarsia gemmatalis isolate Benzon Research Colony breed Stoneville strain chromosome 7, ilAntGemm2 primary, whole genome shotgun sequence encodes:
- the LOC142974149 gene encoding TIP41-like protein isoform X1 translates to MLSNLQENGVDAGRYTTNSQSIQFGPWHISYDVSCILPSVCSTKVVCERDDDQFCQFCIYCKELKIPHFPDMVFPKNVLKLAHESGSAISFNPLDALKCVASTADAIEVSCAEAWQEARPNAEKPKRPFDWTFSTNYKGTLTDNVVVEATNEAINFELLKQKEQILFYHDLTLFEDELHDHGVSKLSVKIRVMPSYWYVLLRYFLRVDDVLVRSNETRMFHMLNTDYVLREYTVKEAEAKDLSIPTSMMKDADDVIPILPVVQKTMHKLIMKQPEPLA, encoded by the exons ATGCTTTCAAATTTACAGGAGAACGGGGTTGATGCCGGAAGGTATACAACTAACTCGCAGTCTATACAATTTGGGCCCTGGCATATATCGTACGATGTGAGTTGTATATTGCCAAGTGTGTGTTCTACGAAAGTTGTTTGTGAGCGCGATGATGATCAGTTTTGTcaattttgtat ATACTGCAAAGAGCTGAAAATACCACACTTTCCTGATATGGTGTTTcccaaaaatgttttgaaactgGCACATGAAAGTGGTTCTGCTATATCCTTTAACCCTCTGGATGCTCTAAAATGTGTGGCTAGTACTGCAGATGCAATTGAGGTCTCATGTGCAGAGGCCTGGCAAGAAGCCag ACCAAATGCAGAGAAACCAAAGCGGCCATTTGATTGGACATTTTCAACTAATTACAAAGGTACACTCACAGATAATGTTGTTGTAGAAGCAACAAATGAGGCAATCAACTTTGAGTTACTAAAACAGAAAGAACAAATTCTGTTTTACCATGATCTGACATTGTTTGAAGATGAGCTACATGATCATGGGGTGTCTAAACTCTCAGTTAAAATA AGAGTGATGCCTTCATATTGGTATGTACTGCTAAGGTACTTTTTAAGAGTGGATGATGTGTTAGTGAGGTCAAATGAAACTAGAATGTTCCACATGCTCAACACAGACTATGTGCTCAGAGAATACACTGTGAAGGAAGCAGAAGCTAAAGACTTAAGT attCCTACATCAATGATGAAAGATGCTGATGATGTCATTCCTATATTGCCAGTTGTACAGAAGACTATGCACAAATTGATTATGAAGCAGCCAGAACCTTTGGCTTGA
- the LOC142974508 gene encoding circadian clock-controlled protein daywake-like, producing MFTLYSFILLSLVYITHSENGFLPPYISPCELSTDKFVDCVKKQIVNSLPKFTKGVPEMGVPSIDPVHLDNIEIDGNGLKLSFSEAAMHGLSKCRLTDLKVDIGKSEETFSLAFKGNLSLVAKYVVDGRILILPIQGKGDALVDAQGVEVKIDSKLVHVKDTSGEHFKLATPKYKYTIEKTTFDLKNLFNGNKQLAETTLQFANENWQQLMDELAPPAIKQIVRTVVKAINKFFSKVPIKQIVIGYKESQ from the exons ATGTTCACATTATACAGTTTTATTCTCCTGTCACTCGTGTACATCACTCATTCTGAAAATGGATTTTTAC CTCCCTACATATCACCGTGCGAGTTGAGCACCGACAAATTCGTCGACTGtgtcaaaaaacaaattgtGAATTCTCTACCTAAATTCACTAAGGGTGTTCCCGAAATGGGCGTGCCGTCTATAGACCCCGTACATTTGGACAACATCGAAATTGATGGCAATGGTTTGAAACTGTCCTTCTCTGAAGCAGCCATGCACGGTTTAAGCAAATGCAGATTAACGGATCTTAA agtgGACATTGGTAAATCAGAGGAGACATTCTCATTGGCATTCAAGGGCAACTTGAGTTTAGTTGCCAAGTACGTCGTTGATGGTAGAATTCTAATTCTACCCATACAAGGAAAAGGAGATGCGTTGGTGGATGCCC AGGGCGTTGAAGTGAAGATCGACAGTAAACTCGTGCACGTAAAGGACACCAGCGGCGAACACTTCAAACTGGCCACTCCTAAATACAAGTACACCATTGAAAAAACAACATTCGATCTCAAGAACCTCTTCAATGGAAACAAGcaattag CCGAAACGACACTACAGTTTGCCAACGAGAACTGGCAGCAATTGATGGACGAGCTCGCTCCACCAGCCATCAAGCAGATCGTACGCACAGTCGTCAAAGCCATCAACAAGTTCTTCTCAAAAGTCCCCATCAAACAAATAGTCATAGGGTACAAGGAATCACAATaa
- the LOC142974149 gene encoding TIP41-like protein isoform X2: MFNAEENGVDAGRYTTNSQSIQFGPWHISYDVSCILPSVCSTKVVCERDDDQFCQFCIYCKELKIPHFPDMVFPKNVLKLAHESGSAISFNPLDALKCVASTADAIEVSCAEAWQEARPNAEKPKRPFDWTFSTNYKGTLTDNVVVEATNEAINFELLKQKEQILFYHDLTLFEDELHDHGVSKLSVKIRVMPSYWYVLLRYFLRVDDVLVRSNETRMFHMLNTDYVLREYTVKEAEAKDLSIPTSMMKDADDVIPILPVVQKTMHKLIMKQPEPLA, encoded by the exons ATGTTTAATGCTGAG GAGAACGGGGTTGATGCCGGAAGGTATACAACTAACTCGCAGTCTATACAATTTGGGCCCTGGCATATATCGTACGATGTGAGTTGTATATTGCCAAGTGTGTGTTCTACGAAAGTTGTTTGTGAGCGCGATGATGATCAGTTTTGTcaattttgtat ATACTGCAAAGAGCTGAAAATACCACACTTTCCTGATATGGTGTTTcccaaaaatgttttgaaactgGCACATGAAAGTGGTTCTGCTATATCCTTTAACCCTCTGGATGCTCTAAAATGTGTGGCTAGTACTGCAGATGCAATTGAGGTCTCATGTGCAGAGGCCTGGCAAGAAGCCag ACCAAATGCAGAGAAACCAAAGCGGCCATTTGATTGGACATTTTCAACTAATTACAAAGGTACACTCACAGATAATGTTGTTGTAGAAGCAACAAATGAGGCAATCAACTTTGAGTTACTAAAACAGAAAGAACAAATTCTGTTTTACCATGATCTGACATTGTTTGAAGATGAGCTACATGATCATGGGGTGTCTAAACTCTCAGTTAAAATA AGAGTGATGCCTTCATATTGGTATGTACTGCTAAGGTACTTTTTAAGAGTGGATGATGTGTTAGTGAGGTCAAATGAAACTAGAATGTTCCACATGCTCAACACAGACTATGTGCTCAGAGAATACACTGTGAAGGAAGCAGAAGCTAAAGACTTAAGT attCCTACATCAATGATGAAAGATGCTGATGATGTCATTCCTATATTGCCAGTTGTACAGAAGACTATGCACAAATTGATTATGAAGCAGCCAGAACCTTTGGCTTGA
- the LOC142974507 gene encoding uncharacterized protein LOC142974507: MWLKYLFTFIILTVLISLTGAQSNIPIYDVRLKNLMTMQQGIGWPLQLRVVKGLEALLRLSSSEANNQNCEVLTPSGLQFNVNSPPSGRFESWSGGCGVRVKNVESSDAGRWRLTFTSGNNSITGWSELHVEEDTPSYKPVDPISLQDGQTHAEVELTTLQNSYCLVTQPFSESTLVPGHCQVTLDRTTRAVQGRWNVVLGIPGRVSELEVDRNIAVETEQLASGYREDSAKLHLYCNVLHTHKNITFCRFQKNSETSGFNIMDGLSDGRYSYYGDGFKKKNCGMTIETPAANDYITWRCSVGLQEWRGTTVVQSTPMQALIRVPPKTNSASRQGGENDDVRTLFVEKDSPFTIMCRAEASLAYCWFQHPNGSQFTPVERQDGDERDFRYTGDSLQIGDCGITFAHVTDEDVGVWTCHMGPRNQLGVEETDRVNVKVTGPLAANNKEVAVNDGGAAILYCHTSNGRRPLDYCRFLSPNNVGFSIDSSVKEENAILGRFYFTPERSLDCGDCSLTISSVLDEDIGEWTCAGLLHDNTAESKDTLVLYANSKRRQPLSTASIAGMSVGLIVLACVLAGTVWYKKGKPIPWRRVTYSARADNVSLQLSGPRSSNDSSSSNEQPQPRP, translated from the exons ATGTggctgaaatatttatttacgtttataattttaactg TTCTCATAAGCTTGACAGGCGCGCAATCAAATATACCAATATACGATGTTCGTCTAAAAAATCTTATGACTATGCAGCAAGGCATAGGATGGCCGTTACAATTACGCGTGGTCAAAGGTCTCGAAGCATTGTTGCGGTTGTCCAGTTCAGAAGCGAATAATCAAAACTGTGAAGTGCTTACTCCTTCAGGACTCCAATTTAATGTCAACAGTCCACCTAGTGGCAg GTTTGAAAGTTGGAGCGGTGGCTGCGGCGTAAGAGTGAAAAACGTTGAATCTTCAGATGCAGGCAGATGGCGCTTGACCTTTACTTCAGGAAATAATTCTATCACGGGATGGTCAGAATTACATGTAGAGG aGGACACGCCGTCATACAAACCAGTTGATCCTATCTCTCTCCAAGATGGCCAAACTCACGCTGAAGTCGAACTGACCACTCTTCAGAATTCATATTGCCTTGTGACTCAGCCATTTTCTGAGAGTACCTTGGTGCCAGGCCATTGTCAAGTGACTTTAGATCGAACTACCAGAGCTGTTCAGGGCCGCTGGAATGTGGTCCTAGGTATACCTGGAAGAGTTTCCGAATTGGAAGTCGATAGAAATATTGCTGTAGAGA CTGAGCAGCTGGCATCTGGTTACAGGGAAGACAGCGCAAAACTACATCTTTACTGTAATGTACTACATACTCACAAGAACATTACTTTTTGCCGCTTCCAAAAGAATTCGGAGACTTCTGGATTCAATATTATGGATGGATTGAGTGATGGACGATACAG TTATTATGGTGAcggttttaaaaagaaaaactgtgGAATGACAATAGAAACTCCTGCTGCAAATGATTACATTACATGGAGATGTTCTGTAGGATTGCAGGAGTGGCGCGGCACTACTGTAGTTCAGAGCACTCCTATGCAAGCTCTTATTAGAGTTCCTCCAAAAACTAACTCTG ctaGCAGACAAGGTGGAGAGAACGATGACGTCAGAACATTGTTTGTGGAAAAGGATAGTCCTTTTACTATAATGTGTCGCGCTGAAGCGTCCCTCGCGTACTGTTGGTTTCAACATCCTAATGGGTCTCAGTTCACACCTGTAGAGCGACAAGATGGAGATGAACGTGACTT caGGTATACAGGAGACAGCCTCCAAATAGGCGACTGTGGTATTACCTTCGCTCACGTGACCGATGAAGACGTCGGCGTATGGACTTGCCACATGGGTCCTAGAAATCAATTAGGAGTGGAAGAGACCGACAGAGTGAATGTAAAAGTGACTGGTCCTTTAGCTGCTAATAACAAAGAAGTTGCAGTTAATGATGGAGGTGCAGCCATTTTGTACTGCCATACTTCTAACGGCCGCAGACCGCTTGATTATTGCAGATTTTTGTCACCCAATAATGTTGGTTTCAGTATTGATTCCTCTGTGAAAGAAGAAAA TGCTATTCTTGGCCGTTTTTACTTCACCCCAGAGAGGAGTTTGGACTGCGGCGATTGCTCTTTGACAATTAGCTCGGTCCTCGACGAAGATATCGGCGAGTGGACTTGTGCAGGTCTTTTGCATGACAATACTGCTGAATCTAAGGATACTCTTGTGTTATATGCCAACA GTAAAAGACGCCAGCCCCTTTCAACGGCCAGTATCGCAGGAATGTCGGTCGGTCTCATCGTTCTCGCGTGTGTATTAGCAGGAACAGTTTGGTATAAGAAAGGCAAACCTATTCCTTGGCGAAGGGTGACATATAGTGCGAGAGCTGACAACGTGTCTCTGCAACTATCCGGCCCTCGATCTAGTAATGATTCAAGCAGTAGCAACGAGCAGCCGCAGCCAAGACCATGA